In Chaetodon trifascialis isolate fChaTrf1 chromosome 4, fChaTrf1.hap1, whole genome shotgun sequence, one DNA window encodes the following:
- the rxfp3.2b gene encoding relaxin family peptide receptor 3.2b — translation MQLNETGVQTLAPEPCEQQLLQEDNAGNCSGGPTGNLSLHCWLQLLTKESIMEFQGDSSSLLVRVMIACVYSVVCALGLVGNTLALYLLHSRYRQKQSSINCFVMGLAITDLQFVLTLPFWAVDTALDFRWPFGRVMCKIISSVTTMNMYASVFFLTAMSMARYYSISSALKMHSRRAAAMRAKWTSLGIWVVSLLATLPHAIYSTSAQVSDEELCLVRFPDSGSWDPQLLLGLYQLQKVLLGFLIPLIIITVCYLLLLRLILSRRITGAAGPQVEQGRQSRRSKVTKSIVIVVLSFFLCWLPNQALTLWGVLIKFDLVPFSKAFYNAQAYAFPLTVCLAHTNSCLNPVLYCLIRQEFRAGLKELLLHATPSFRSLTHLLRRKAKVAEAPPALVLVQMDV, via the coding sequence ATGCAGCTGAATGAGACTGGAGttcaaacactggctccagagCCATGTGAACAACAACTGCTACAGGAGGACAACGCTGGAAACTGTAGCGGAGGTCCCACCGGCAACCTGTCGCTgcactgctggctgcagctcctcaccaAGGAATCCATCATGGAATTTCAAGGAGACAGCTCCAGTCTGCTGGTGCGTGTGATGATAGCATGTGTGTACTCTGTAGTCTGTGCACTCGGGCTGGTAGGAAACACACTGGCTCTGTATCTCCTGCACTCACGCTACAGGCAGAAGCAGTCATCCATCAACTGTTTTGTGATGGGACTAGCTATCACAGACCTCCAGTTTGTTTTGACTTTACCTTTCTGGGCAGTGGACACAGCCCTGGACTTCCGCTGGCCGTTTGGCCGCGTGATGTGCAAGATAATCAGCTCTGTCACCACCATGAACATGTACGCCAGTGTATTCTTCCTCACAGCGATGAGCATGGCACGTTATTACTCAATCTCCTCTGCGCTGAAGATGCACAGCAGGCGGGCGGCGGCCATGAGGGCCAAGTGGACGAGCCTGGGCATCTGGGTTGTCTCTCTGCTGGCCACTTTGCCTCATGCTATCTATTCCACCAGTGCCCAGGTGTCAGATGAGGAGCTTTGCCTGGTGCGCTTTCCAGACTCAGGCAGCTGGGATCCGCAGCTTCTTTTGGGCCTGTACCAGCTGCAGAAAGTCCTGTTGGGCTTCCTCATCCCTCTAATCATAATCACTGTCTGCTACCTGCTGCTCCTGCGCTTAATCCTCAGCCGACGCATCACAGGTGCAGCGGGCCCACAGGTAGAGCAGGGCCGGCAAAGTCGTCGCTCCAAAGTGACCAAATCCATCGTCATTGTggttctctccttctttctgtgCTGGCTTCCCAATCAGGCGCTGACACTGTGGGGAGTGCTCATAAAGTTTGACCTGGTGCCCTTCAGCAAGGCCTTCTACAATGCGCAGGCCTACGCCTTTCCCCTGACCGTGTGTTTGGCACACACCAACAGCTGCCTCAATCCTGTGCTCTACTGCCTGATTCGCCAGGAGTTTCGGGCAGGTCTCAAGGAGCTCCTCCTCCACGCCACGCCATCCTTCAGGAGCCTGACTCATCTGCTGCGTCGCAAGGCCAAAGTGGCTGAGGCGCCGCCTGCTCTGGTGCTGGTCCAAATGGATGTCTGA
- the creb3l3a gene encoding cyclic AMP-responsive element-binding protein 3-like protein 3-A: MEHYQNQGCDGIELLDWLFDQNEGILRHEETGRHGNHHSWPIQEPNPLLQPAEQAEDDFLNALLTGSDSVSGSPLWSPSPSDSGISEDPPSDQMDSPQRPESPPGDAQYFGTGPQTKAALEANVSINLNGWEPQLPVGRTRITQYAPDVHRPQVSTGFPLTVKDLLLSGTLEPPPHPYQQSMQELILNEDEKKLLAKEGVTLPNQLPLTKYEERILKKIRRKIRNKQSAQESRKKKKEYIDGLESRMAACSAHNHELQRKVSQLEKCNMSLMEQLRRLQALVMNTSNKPAQTGTCVLVLLLSFSLILFPNLKPFSDTKVSQGDFSPVRIQSRSLQNLQASRVLHVTDPPFSAEDELESLHRHFPGDQEVDDVTALMGKLGVNQDRSNLEPVSLNSSQEERLDHFHVDPITGHVATVTLDPHRSARLRPHADGM, from the exons ATGGAGCACTACCAAAATCAG GGTTGTGATGGCATTGAGCTGCTTGACTGGCTGTTTGATCAGAACGAAGGCATTCTCCGCCATGAGGAAACAGGACGCCATGGCAACCATCACTCCTGGCCAATCCAGGAGCCGAAT CCGCTACTGCAGCCGGCCGAACAAGCGGAGGACGACTTCCTCAATGCCCTCCTGACCGGAAGTGACTCGGTGTCAGGCTCGCCTCTCTGGTCCCCTTCTCCCAGTGACAGTGGGATCAGCGAGGATCCTCCGTCAGATCAGATGGACAGCCCTCAGCGCCCCGAGAGCCCACCTGGGGACGCTCAGTATTTCGGTACAGGGCCACAAACTAAGGCAGCCCTGGAAGCGAACGTCTCCATTAACCTCA ATGGCTGGGAGCCCCAGTTGCCAGTGGGCAGGACAAGGATTACACAATATGCCCCTGATGTACACAGACCACAGGTGTCCACCGGCTTCCCACTAACTGTCAaggatctgctgctgtctggcacACTGGAACCC CCCCCACACCCATACCAGCAGTCCATGCAAGAGCTGATTCTCAATGAGGATGAGAAGAAGCTCTTAGCAAAGGAGGGGGTGACTCTGCCCAACCAACTACCCCTCACAAAG TACGAAGAAAGGATTCTGAAGAAAATACGAAGAAAGATTCGCAATAAGCAGTCTGCCCaggagagcaggaagaagaagaaggagtaTATTGATGGGCTGGAGAGCAG GATGGCCGCCTGCAGTGCGCACAACCacgagctgcagaggaaggtgTCCCAGCTGGAGAAATGCAACAT GTCGCTAATGGAACAGTTGCGCCGGCTGCAGGCTCTGGTCATGAATACATCAAACAAGCCAGCCCAAACTGGGACTTGTGTACTG gtgctgctgctgtccttctCCCTAATCCTGTTCCCCAACCTCAAGCCGTTCTCTGACACCAAGGTCAGCCAAGGAGACTTCAGTCCGGTCAGAA TCCAGTCACGGTCCCTGCAGAACCTCCAGGCTTCCCGTGTGCTCCATGTCACTGACCCTCCCTTCTCTGCTGAGGATGAATTGGAATCTCTGCATCGGCATTTCCCAGGAGACCAAGAAGTGGATGATGTTACCGCGCTGATGGGAAAGCTGGGGGTGAACCAAGACCGGTCCAATTTGGAGCCTGTGTCTCTAAACAGCAGTCAGGAAGAGAGGCTGGATCATTTCCATGTAGACCCAATTACTGGTCACGTAGCTACTGTGACCTTGGATCCCCACCGATCTGCCAGGCTGCGACCACATGCCGATGGCAtgtaa